A window from Aquiluna borgnonia encodes these proteins:
- a CDS encoding Mur ligase family protein has translation MSLETSELARKFRLSSNYFHTLVSGVQLDSRLIVPGDLFIAAEGERSHGIEFLERARAAGAVAVLTDEHHVPTGDFPTLIHPNPKQVAGEIAGELYGTRTAGMRLFGVTGTNGKTSTVSYLQQILTQLQVSCGLSASTNRIVGNEIRGSELTTPEVTQLHKMLAEMRAAGQMAAVIEVSAQAMIRNRVDAILFETVGFTNLSRDHLDDFGSMDQYLVAKARLFTSEFAKSGVILNEDPYAAQLITMCQIPIVTIGEGGDYRYRFTGQQLSISGKQTGVFSFTGGALMAKNLVVAVVMLLEAGFDVDALSSAVSNANLNVSGRLQRVSEKKPAVFVDYAHTPAGVEAAVQEIASRYPSLTVVLGASGNRDQGKRAAMAEAGAKASTLIITDQHPRDEDPAAIRETLVSTAQKIMDSGRLFEISDPEAAIAKAIELTSEDSAVLWCGPGHLKYREISGTKVPFDAIEIARRAVERD, from the coding sequence TTGAGCCTAGAAACTAGCGAACTGGCGCGTAAGTTTCGCCTGAGCTCCAATTACTTTCACACCCTTGTCTCTGGTGTTCAACTTGACTCACGCCTGATAGTGCCGGGAGATTTATTCATCGCTGCCGAGGGAGAGCGCTCCCATGGCATTGAATTTCTTGAGCGGGCAAGAGCCGCCGGAGCCGTAGCGGTGCTAACCGACGAGCACCACGTCCCAACCGGAGATTTTCCAACCCTGATCCATCCGAACCCCAAGCAGGTTGCGGGTGAGATTGCGGGGGAGCTTTACGGCACCAGGACCGCTGGCATGAGGCTTTTTGGGGTAACTGGAACTAACGGTAAGACCTCAACGGTCAGCTACCTTCAGCAAATTCTGACCCAACTGCAAGTTTCTTGCGGCTTGAGCGCCTCCACGAATCGCATCGTAGGCAATGAGATTCGCGGAAGTGAGCTAACCACACCCGAGGTCACCCAGCTGCACAAGATGCTCGCGGAGATGAGAGCCGCCGGGCAGATGGCTGCGGTCATTGAAGTTTCCGCCCAGGCAATGATTCGAAATCGGGTGGATGCCATTTTGTTCGAAACTGTGGGTTTTACCAACCTCTCCAGGGACCACCTCGATGATTTCGGGTCAATGGACCAGTACCTGGTGGCGAAGGCCAGGCTGTTTACCTCTGAGTTCGCGAAATCCGGGGTGATTCTCAACGAAGATCCTTACGCCGCGCAGCTGATAACTATGTGCCAGATCCCGATTGTCACAATTGGCGAAGGCGGGGATTACCGTTACCGTTTCACGGGGCAGCAGCTATCAATTTCCGGCAAGCAGACCGGAGTTTTTAGCTTCACTGGCGGTGCCTTGATGGCCAAGAATCTTGTGGTTGCAGTCGTGATGCTGCTGGAGGCTGGCTTTGATGTCGATGCATTGTCCTCCGCAGTCTCAAATGCCAATTTGAATGTCTCAGGGCGCCTGCAGCGAGTGAGTGAAAAAAAGCCCGCCGTCTTTGTCGACTACGCACACACCCCAGCGGGAGTTGAGGCTGCGGTTCAAGAGATTGCCTCAAGGTATCCAAGTCTTACCGTTGTGCTCGGAGCCAGTGGAAATCGTGACCAGGGCAAACGGGCGGCCATGGCTGAGGCTGGCGCGAAGGCCAGCACGCTGATAATTACCGACCAGCACCCTCGAGATGAGGACCCGGCGGCAATTAGAGAAACGCTGGTCTCAACGGCCCAAAAAATTATGGACAGTGGGAGGCTTTTCGAGATTTCCGACCCTGAAGCTGCGATAGCGAAGGCCATCGAGCTCACAAGTGAGGATTCGGCGGTGCTCTGGTGTGGGCCGGGACACCTGAAGTATCGAGAGATTTCTGGAACCAAGGTTCCATTTGATGCGATTGAAATCGCTAGAAGGGCCGTCGAGCGTGATTGA